In one Enterobacteriaceae endosymbiont of Donacia thalassina genomic region, the following are encoded:
- the mnmE gene encoding tRNA uridine-5-carboxymethylaminomethyl(34) synthesis GTPase MnmE, with product MEKQQKYTIIAKATPSGQGSIGVIRISGDKAIDVIKYILKLKYLKPRYASYLPFFYKNKIIDKGIALWFPKPNSFTGEDILELQCHGNSILLDLLINDILNISGIRIASPGEFSKRAFLNKKFDLTQAEAISDIISANSKSAIFSAMNLMNGKFSFLLKKLTKIIINLRVQLESFLEFDYKIKFSIFFKEILKKIEKLLIFLTSIIKYVEDGIRIKEGIKIILIGPPNSGKSSLMNLITNKNISIVTNIPGTTRDILHENIYINSVPIEIIDTAGIRDTSNQIEILGIKKTFEKIKSSNYLFLVIEDQMSKKNLNKIIKKYLKNFIKNIPIIIIRNKIDITNNIPEIIYDNNNKYTVIKISIKKKKGISILMDFIKKKIININTNEDQFTARERYLNSLKSIYKYLIIGKNNFLNTNSIEFLSEDFKLIQKELDSITGKFYSEDLLNNIFSQFCVGK from the coding sequence ATGGAAAAACAACAAAAATATACAATAATAGCTAAAGCAACTCCTTCAGGTCAAGGTAGTATAGGAGTTATAAGAATATCTGGTGATAAAGCAATAGATGTAATAAAATATATATTAAAATTAAAATATTTAAAACCAAGATATGCATCTTATTTACCTTTTTTTTATAAGAATAAAATTATAGATAAAGGTATAGCATTATGGTTTCCAAAACCTAATTCTTTTACCGGAGAAGATATTTTAGAATTACAATGTCATGGAAATTCTATATTATTAGATTTATTAATAAATGATATCTTAAATATTTCTGGAATTAGAATCGCTTCTCCAGGAGAATTTTCTAAACGAGCATTTTTAAATAAAAAATTTGATTTAACTCAAGCAGAAGCAATCTCTGATATTATTTCAGCTAATTCCAAATCAGCTATCTTTTCAGCAATGAATTTAATGAATGGTAAATTTTCATTTTTATTGAAAAAACTTACAAAAATTATTATTAATTTAAGAGTACAATTAGAATCTTTTCTTGAATTTGATTATAAAATTAAATTTTCTATTTTTTTTAAAGAAATCTTAAAAAAAATAGAAAAATTATTAATATTTTTAACAAGTATTATAAAATATGTAGAAGATGGTATTAGAATTAAAGAAGGAATTAAAATAATATTAATTGGACCACCAAATTCTGGAAAATCTAGTTTAATGAATTTAATTACTAATAAAAATATTTCTATAGTAACTAATATTCCAGGAACAACTAGAGATATTTTACATGAAAATATTTATATAAATTCAGTCCCTATTGAAATTATAGATACTGCAGGAATTAGAGATACCAGTAATCAAATTGAAATTTTAGGTATTAAAAAAACTTTTGAAAAAATTAAAAGTTCTAATTACTTATTTTTAGTAATAGAAGATCAAATGTCAAAAAAAAATTTAAATAAAATTATTAAAAAATATTTAAAAAATTTTATCAAAAATATTCCTATTATCATTATACGTAATAAAATAGATATAACAAATAATATACCAGAAATAATATATGACAATAATAATAAATATACAGTTATAAAAATATCTATTAAAAAAAAAAAAGGTATATCAATATTAATGGATTTTATTAAGAAAAAAATTATAAATATAAATACAAATGAAGATCAATTTACAGCTAGAGAAAGATATTTAAACTCATTAAAATCTATTTATAAATATCTTATAATAGGAAAAAATAATTTTTTAAATACAAATTCGATAGAGTTTTTATCTGAAGATTTTAAATTAATACAGAAAGAATTAGATTCTATTACAGGAAAATTTTATTCTGAAGATTTATTAAATAATATTTTTTCACAATTTTGTGTTGGTAAATAA
- the yidC gene encoding membrane protein insertase YidC → MNSKNNIIVIIFCLFSFIVLSNWQKIHNYMENNKREIINKSIINTNNKYGIFSNIIKHNNILIKTDKFILKINPYGGTIEKVQLLDYLDKLHSKKFFTLLKKNSDFLYQIKSGIIQKSNLKKDQFFNKNIKFFSKSYNFKLKKNKNILKIPLFFLKKNILYIKIFTFIKGNYLIKINHQIFNQSKKPINIGIFGQIDKSSNTPKKYLDKTHNNISVNTFNNVAISTDNNKFKKYKFSNILKNKKININTHHGWIAILQKYFASVWIISDFSRKNNIYIKKISTNIISVGFKSSYYLIFPKKNHIFLSKLWIGPKIQEKMSKITPFLDLTVDYGFLGFLSKPLFKLLNLLFNIIGNWGFSIIIITIFIRIITYPLSKQQYIAIAKMNFLQPKIKKIKKNFNNDKERFSKEIILLYKKENLNPLSGFIPFIIQMPIFLALYYMLTNSIELRHAPFILWIKDLSSEDPYYILPIIMSITMLIIQKISQNNFDNDSIQEKLTYIIPIIFSLFFLWLPSGLVLYYIINNIITILQQKWIFYKINKKYY, encoded by the coding sequence ATGAATTCAAAAAATAATATTATTGTAATTATTTTTTGTTTATTTAGTTTTATTGTTTTAAGTAATTGGCAAAAAATACATAATTATATGGAAAATAATAAAAGGGAAATTATTAATAAAAGTATAATAAATACAAATAATAAATATGGAATATTTTCTAATATTATTAAACATAATAATATTTTAATTAAAACTGATAAATTTATTTTAAAAATTAATCCTTATGGAGGTACTATTGAAAAAGTACAGCTATTAGATTATTTAGATAAATTACATTCTAAAAAATTTTTTACTTTATTAAAAAAAAATTCTGATTTTTTATATCAAATAAAAAGTGGTATAATACAAAAGAGTAATCTTAAAAAAGATCAATTTTTTAATAAAAATATTAAATTTTTTTCAAAATCATATAATTTTAAATTAAAAAAAAATAAAAATATATTAAAAATACCTTTATTTTTTTTAAAAAAAAATATTTTATATATTAAAATATTTACCTTTATAAAAGGAAATTATTTAATAAAAATTAATCATCAAATATTTAATCAAAGTAAAAAACCTATTAATATAGGTATATTTGGACAAATAGATAAATCTAGTAATACACCTAAAAAATATCTAGATAAAACACATAATAATATTTCAGTCAATACTTTTAATAATGTAGCTATTTCTACAGATAATAATAAATTCAAAAAATATAAATTTTCTAATATATTAAAAAATAAAAAAATAAATATTAATACTCATCATGGCTGGATAGCTATATTACAAAAATATTTTGCTTCAGTTTGGATTATTTCTGATTTTTCTAGAAAAAATAATATATATATAAAAAAAATATCTACTAATATTATTAGTGTTGGTTTTAAATCTTCTTATTATTTAATTTTTCCAAAAAAAAATCATATTTTTTTATCTAAATTATGGATAGGTCCTAAGATTCAAGAAAAAATGTCTAAAATTACACCTTTTTTAGATCTAACAGTAGATTATGGTTTTTTAGGATTTTTATCTAAACCATTATTTAAATTATTAAATTTATTATTTAATATAATAGGAAATTGGGGTTTTTCGATAATTATTATTACAATATTTATCAGAATTATCACATATCCATTATCTAAACAACAATATATTGCTATAGCTAAAATGAATTTTTTACAACCAAAAATTAAAAAAATTAAAAAAAATTTTAATAATGATAAAGAACGTTTTAGTAAAGAAATAATTTTATTATATAAAAAAGAAAATTTAAATCCATTATCTGGATTTATTCCTTTTATTATACAAATGCCAATTTTTTTAGCTTTATACTATATGTTAACTAATTCTATAGAACTAAGACATGCTCCATTTATTTTATGGATTAAAGATTTATCATCGGAAGATCCATATTATATTTTGCCAATAATAATGAGTATCACTATGTTAATAATTCAAAAAATTTCTCAAAATAATTTTGATAATGATTCTATACAAGAAAAATTAACATATATAATTCCTATTATTTTTAGTTTGTTTTTTTTATGGCTTCCTTCTGGATTAGTTTTATATTATATAATAAATAATATAATCACCATTTTACAACAAAAATGGATTTTTTATAAAATAAATAAAAAATACTATTAA
- the rnpA gene encoding ribonuclease P protein component, with translation MNNFNFSKKKRLTSLNFNLVFNNPIKLYNKYYTILSKKNRIKYSRIGIIIPKKIINKTNIRNKLKRIIREYFRLNQYLFVNMDYIIFVNNKNILKKNNFCLKKYLEKIWNFFKKKQVILK, from the coding sequence ATGAATAATTTCAATTTTTCTAAAAAAAAACGATTAACTTCATTAAATTTTAATCTTGTATTTAATAATCCTATTAAATTATATAATAAATATTATACTATTTTAAGTAAAAAAAATAGAATAAAATATTCTCGTATAGGTATAATTATACCTAAAAAAATTATTAATAAAACAAATATAAGAAATAAATTAAAAAGAATTATTCGTGAGTATTTTCGTTTAAATCAATATTTATTTGTAAATATGGATTATATTATATTTGTAAATAATAAAAATATTTTAAAAAAAAATAATTTTTGTTTGAAAAAATATTTAGAAAAAATATGGAATTTTTTCAAAAAAAAACAAGTTATTTTAAAATAA
- the rpmH gene encoding 50S ribosomal protein L34 encodes MKRTFQPSILKRKRSHGFRHRMKTKNGRQIINRRRAKKRFCLSISDKTIK; translated from the coding sequence ATGAAACGTACTTTTCAACCATCTATATTAAAAAGAAAAAGATCTCATGGATTTAGACATAGAATGAAAACAAAAAATGGAAGACAAATCATAAATCGTCGTCGTGCTAAAAAACGTTTTTGTTTAAGTATATCAGATAAAACAATTAAATAA
- the dnaN gene encoding DNA polymerase III subunit beta produces MIENNILINRELLIKPLQYVTNIINTKSIYPNINHILIEILNNGLIFFKSTNLEIEITSFIKNLNNKKKYSIIIQGKKFYNICRSLPKNHRINILFSNNKAIISSKNCNFTISTLPAENFPTIDFIKSDIEFSLEHKTIKKFIYATYFSIADNDVRKYLNGLLLQIKNNILNIVSTDGHRLSIYTCKINIKIIDYCVIIPKKSIFELSKLINDTNELINIKINKNNICFIFNNLKFISKLIESNFPSYEKIIPKIFYKIIKINRIKLKNALNRISILVNERTKGVTLSFNNNYLKIFSSNIHNEKAEEILKIEEEYNKTKEYNMSISLNINYLINVVNILENEIIKISFINNISSIRIENEYKKNKIYLIMPMKI; encoded by the coding sequence ATGATAGAGAATAATATTCTTATTAATCGTGAATTACTAATTAAACCATTACAATATGTTACAAACATTATTAATACTAAATCTATATATCCAAATATAAATCATATTTTAATAGAAATTTTAAATAATGGTTTAATTTTTTTTAAAAGTACTAATTTAGAAATTGAAATTACATCATTTATTAAAAATTTAAATAATAAAAAAAAATATTCTATTATTATTCAAGGAAAAAAATTTTATAATATATGTCGTAGTTTACCTAAAAATCATAGAATAAATATATTATTTAGTAATAATAAAGCTATTATATCATCAAAAAATTGTAATTTTACTATATCTACTTTACCAGCAGAAAATTTTCCAACTATAGATTTTATAAAATCTGATATAGAATTTAGTCTTGAACATAAAACAATAAAAAAATTCATATATGCTACTTATTTTTCTATAGCAGATAATGATGTAAGGAAATATTTAAATGGATTATTATTACAAATAAAAAATAATATTTTAAATATTGTATCAACTGATGGACATAGATTATCTATTTATACTTGTAAAATAAATATAAAAATAATAGATTATTGTGTTATAATTCCTAAGAAAAGTATTTTTGAATTATCTAAATTAATCAATGATACTAATGAATTAATTAATATTAAAATTAATAAAAATAATATATGTTTTATTTTTAATAATTTAAAATTTATATCTAAATTAATTGAAAGTAATTTTCCTAGTTATGAAAAAATTATACCTAAAATTTTTTATAAAATTATTAAAATTAATCGTATAAAGTTAAAAAATGCTTTAAATAGAATTTCTATTCTAGTTAATGAAAGAACTAAGGGAGTAACCTTATCATTTAACAATAATTATTTAAAAATATTTAGTAGTAATATTCATAATGAAAAAGCTGAAGAAATATTAAAAATAGAAGAAGAATATAATAAGACAAAAGAATATAATATGAGTATATCTTTAAATATTAATTATTTAATTAATGTAGTTAATATATTAGAAAATGAAATTATTAAAATTTCTTTTATTAATAATATTTCTAGTATTCGAATAGAAAATGAATATAAAAAAAATAAAATTTATTTAATTATGCCAATGAAAATTTAA
- the gyrB gene encoding DNA topoisomerase (ATP-hydrolyzing) subunit B — MTNKYYNSSSIQILKGLDAVKKRPGMYIGNTDDGTGLHHMVFEVIDNAIDESLSGYCKNINVIIHNDNSISIIDDGRGIPTGIHKEAQVSAAEVIMTILHAGGKFNNKSYKLSGGLHGVGISVVNALSKKLELIIKRNGKLYKQLYCYGIPQEKLKSIGITTTTGTHIRFWPNYNIFTNIQSFNYKILSKRLRELSFLNSGLLISITDIKNNKSNLFKYYGGIKEFIKYLSKNNNIIHKNIFYCYNKNNEISIEVVMQWNNSFKEKIYCFTNNIPQENGGTHLSGLKSAITRTINLYIDKEKYNKKKICNITGEDTREGLIAIISIKISNPKFSSQTKEKLISSEIKSLVECYVNQQLMFFLLENPNDAKKIIEKIIHAAKIRDIARKTKEIIKNQNIFNISRLPGKLSDCQENNPKLSEIYLVEGDSAGGSAKQGRNRKNQAVLPLKGKILNVEKAGFNKIISSQEIIMLITALGCNINSGKYNLDKLRYHNIIIMTDADVDGAHIRTLLLTFFYRQMPQIIEKGYIYIAQPPLYRIKKGNKKIYIKNNEEMEIYTLNIALNKAIFFFKNSQKILSDKKLFILINEYNLVKKIIRFSKYIFPNKILYALLYNIKLEKLNDYNHVKLWLNNLLLFLNKKYININFSGNINKNIKKNIFELIIYENKYGNINKYFFNYDFFISNEYKKICLLGNQLISLKDKKIFRVKKGEKYKNIKSFEEGIEWLLKESKKSFTIQRYKGLGEMNPNQLWETTMNPLTRNMLKVTIKDALIADKLFSTLMGDEVEPRRLFIKNNALKVTNIDF; from the coding sequence TTGACAAATAAATATTATAATTCATCAAGTATCCAAATTTTAAAAGGACTAGATGCAGTAAAAAAAAGACCAGGAATGTATATTGGAAATACAGATGATGGTACAGGATTACATCATATGGTATTTGAAGTAATAGATAATGCTATAGATGAATCGTTATCTGGTTATTGTAAAAATATAAATGTAATTATTCATAATGATAATTCAATTTCTATAATTGATGATGGTAGAGGTATTCCTACAGGAATACATAAAGAAGCTCAAGTATCAGCAGCTGAAGTAATTATGACTATATTACATGCAGGAGGTAAATTTAATAATAAATCATATAAATTATCAGGAGGATTACATGGTGTAGGTATTTCTGTTGTTAATGCTTTATCTAAAAAATTAGAATTAATTATTAAAAGAAATGGTAAGTTATATAAACAATTATATTGTTATGGAATTCCACAAGAAAAATTAAAAAGTATTGGTATTACTACAACTACAGGTACTCATATTAGATTTTGGCCTAATTATAATATTTTTACTAATATTCAATCTTTTAATTATAAAATTTTATCTAAAAGATTAAGAGAACTATCTTTTTTAAATTCAGGATTATTAATTTCAATAACTGATATAAAAAATAATAAATCTAATTTATTTAAATATTATGGAGGTATAAAAGAATTTATTAAATATTTAAGTAAAAATAATAACATTATACATAAAAATATTTTTTATTGTTATAATAAAAATAACGAAATTAGTATAGAAGTTGTTATGCAATGGAATAATTCTTTTAAAGAAAAAATATATTGTTTTACTAATAATATACCCCAAGAAAATGGAGGGACTCATTTATCTGGATTAAAATCAGCTATAACACGTACAATTAATTTGTATATTGATAAAGAAAAATACAATAAAAAAAAAATATGTAATATAACAGGAGAAGATACTAGAGAAGGTTTAATAGCTATTATATCTATTAAAATTTCAAATCCTAAATTTTCTTCTCAAACTAAAGAAAAATTAATTTCATCTGAAATCAAATCTTTGGTAGAATGTTATGTGAATCAACAGTTAATGTTTTTTTTATTAGAAAATCCTAATGATGCTAAAAAAATAATAGAAAAAATTATACATGCAGCAAAAATAAGAGATATAGCTAGAAAAACAAAAGAAATAATAAAAAACCAAAACATTTTTAACATATCTAGATTACCAGGAAAATTATCTGATTGTCAAGAAAATAATCCTAAATTATCTGAAATTTATTTAGTAGAAGGAGATTCTGCTGGAGGATCAGCAAAACAAGGAAGAAATAGAAAAAATCAGGCAGTTTTACCCTTAAAAGGAAAAATTTTGAATGTAGAAAAAGCTGGATTTAATAAAATTATTTCTTCTCAAGAAATTATTATGTTGATTACTGCTTTAGGTTGTAATATTAATTCAGGAAAATACAATTTAGATAAATTAAGATATCATAATATTATTATTATGACAGATGCAGATGTAGATGGAGCACATATTCGTACTCTATTATTAACATTTTTTTATCGACAAATGCCTCAAATAATAGAAAAAGGATATATATATATAGCTCAACCACCACTATATAGAATTAAAAAAGGAAATAAAAAAATATATATTAAAAATAATGAAGAAATGGAAATTTATACACTAAATATAGCTTTAAATAAAGCTATATTTTTTTTTAAAAATTCACAAAAGATTTTATCAGATAAAAAATTATTTATTTTAATTAATGAATATAATTTAGTAAAAAAAATTATAAGATTTTCAAAATATATTTTTCCTAATAAAATATTATATGCTTTATTATATAATATAAAATTAGAAAAATTAAATGATTATAATCATGTAAAATTATGGTTAAATAATTTATTATTATTTTTAAATAAAAAATATATAAATATTAATTTTTCAGGAAATATAAATAAAAATATAAAAAAAAATATTTTTGAACTAATAATTTATGAAAATAAATATGGTAATATAAATAAATATTTTTTTAATTATGATTTTTTTATTAGTAATGAATATAAAAAAATTTGTTTATTAGGAAATCAATTAATATCTTTAAAAGATAAAAAAATTTTTCGTGTAAAAAAAGGAGAAAAATATAAAAATATCAAATCTTTTGAAGAGGGTATAGAATGGTTATTAAAAGAATCTAAAAAAAGTTTTACTATACAAAGATATAAAGGATTAGGTGAAATGAATCCAAATCAATTATGGGAAACAACTATGAATCCTTTAACTCGTAATATGTTAAAAGTAACAATTAAAGATGCATTAATAGCAGATAAATTATTTTCCACTCTTATGGGTGATGAAGTTGAACCTAGAAGATTATTTATAAAAAATAATGCTTTAAAAGTAACTAACATTGATTTTTAA
- the rpoZ gene encoding DNA-directed RNA polymerase subunit omega: MARVTVEKAVQKIGNRFDLVIIASKRARQIQIRGKIPLLPEKNDKTTILALREIEKGLINKKNINSYEKNIDKKFQSIDLHNY; encoded by the coding sequence ATGGCTAGAGTTACAGTAGAAAAAGCTGTTCAAAAAATAGGTAATAGATTTGATTTAGTTATAATAGCATCTAAAAGAGCAAGACAAATTCAAATTAGAGGAAAAATTCCTTTATTACCTGAAAAAAATGATAAAACAACTATTTTAGCATTACGAGAAATTGAAAAAGGTCTAATAAATAAAAAAAATATAAATAGCTATGAAAAAAATATAGATAAAAAATTTCAATCTATTGATTTACATAATTATTAA
- the ppa gene encoding inorganic diphosphatase, with amino-acid sequence MNLNSIPAGKNIPNDINVIIEISSNSSPIKYEINKKYGTLFVDRFINIPIFYPCNYGYINNTLSLDNDALDVLVITKYPIIPGSVIRCRPIGLLNMIDESGDDKKIIAVPHEKISQEYILIKEIKDLSIFLQKQIIYFFKHYKDLENKKWCKVNDWGDIFQAKNEILISIKRFQQKNNNN; translated from the coding sequence ATGAATTTAAATAGTATTCCTGCAGGAAAAAATATTCCTAATGATATTAATGTTATTATTGAAATATCTTCAAATTCTAGTCCAATAAAATATGAAATTAATAAAAAATATGGAACATTATTTGTAGATCGTTTTATTAATATACCTATTTTTTATCCATGTAATTATGGATATATAAATAATACATTATCATTAGATAATGATGCACTAGATGTTTTAGTTATAACTAAATATCCAATTATACCAGGATCTGTAATAAGATGTCGTCCTATAGGTTTATTAAATATGATAGATGAATCTGGAGATGATAAAAAAATAATTGCAGTACCCCACGAAAAAATTTCTCAAGAATATATATTAATTAAAGAGATAAAAGATTTATCTATTTTTTTACAAAAACAAATTATATATTTTTTTAAACATTATAAAGATTTAGAAAATAAAAAATGGTGTAAAGTTAATGATTGGGGAGATATTTTTCAAGCAAAAAATGAGATTTTAATTTCTATTAAAAGATTTCAACAAAAAAATAATAATAATTAA
- the eno gene encoding phosphopyruvate hydratase produces the protein MSKIKKVIGREIIDSRGYPTIEAEVHLNNDIIGTASVPSGASTGSKEAIELRDGNKKRFLGKGVLKPIKIINTILNKYLYNQNALNQSNIDEIMINLDNTENKSNFGANTILAVSLANARASALFYKIPLFQYISNINNTEKKFFMPLPMINIINGGKHANNNLDIQEFMIQPISAKNIKESIRYGAEIFHHLSFVLKKNKLITSVGDEGGYAPNLTNNSEAFDMISQAVYNAGFILGKDITFAIDCAASELFYNKRYHLKSENINLSSKEFTNFLSNLSKKYPITSIEDGLDESDWDGFIYQTKVLGNKIQLVGDDLFVTNQKYLKKGIKKKVANAILIKLNQIGSLTETLSTIKLAKKAGYKIIISHRSGETEDTFISDLAVGTNADQIKTGSMSRSDRIAKYNQLIRIEEKL, from the coding sequence ATGTCTAAAATAAAAAAAGTAATAGGTAGGGAAATAATTGATTCTAGAGGTTATCCTACTATTGAAGCGGAAGTACATTTAAATAATGATATAATTGGTACTGCTTCTGTTCCTTCTGGAGCGTCAACAGGATCTAAAGAAGCAATAGAATTGCGTGATGGAAATAAAAAAAGATTTTTAGGAAAAGGAGTTTTAAAACCTATTAAAATAATTAATACTATTTTAAATAAATATTTATATAATCAAAATGCATTAAATCAATCAAATATTGATGAAATTATGATTAATTTAGATAATACTGAAAATAAATCAAATTTTGGTGCTAATACTATTTTAGCTGTTTCTTTAGCAAATGCTAGAGCATCAGCGTTATTTTATAAAATACCATTATTTCAATATATTAGTAATATTAATAATACAGAAAAAAAATTTTTTATGCCATTACCAATGATTAATATTATTAATGGTGGTAAACATGCTAATAATAATTTAGATATACAAGAATTTATGATTCAACCTATTAGTGCAAAAAATATAAAAGAATCTATACGTTATGGTGCAGAAATATTTCATCATTTATCTTTTGTACTTAAAAAAAATAAATTAATTACTTCAGTTGGAGATGAAGGAGGATATGCTCCAAATTTAACTAATAATAGTGAAGCATTTGATATGATATCACAAGCTGTTTACAATGCTGGATTTATTCTTGGAAAAGATATTACTTTTGCTATTGATTGTGCAGCTTCAGAATTATTCTATAATAAAAGATATCACTTAAAAAGTGAAAATATAAATCTTTCTTCGAAAGAATTTACGAATTTTTTATCTAATTTAAGTAAAAAATATCCTATTACTTCTATAGAAGATGGATTAGATGAATCTGATTGGGATGGATTTATATATCAAACAAAAGTACTAGGTAATAAAATTCAATTAGTAGGAGATGATTTATTTGTTACTAATCAAAAATATTTAAAAAAAGGTATTAAAAAAAAAGTTGCTAATGCTATTTTAATAAAATTAAATCAAATTGGTTCTCTTACAGAAACATTATCTACTATTAAATTAGCTAAAAAAGCAGGATACAAAATTATTATTTCACATAGATCTGGAGAAACAGAAGATACATTTATTTCAGATTTAGCTGTAGGTACAAATGCTGATCAAATTAAAACTGGTTCTATGAGCCGTTCTGATAGAATTGCAAAATATAATCAGTTAATTAGAATTGAAGAAAAATTATAA